In Leuconostocaceae bacterium ESL0723, the following proteins share a genomic window:
- the rnpA gene encoding ribonuclease P protein component, with protein sequence MRKSFRIKKPAEFQEVFNHHQSFANKYFVVYKLQKTGQPHFRLGLSVGKRIGKAHDRVWVKRRIRQSMQELKPMLPPDLDILVIARPPVAGQSQALVKEQLQHVLKLAGIVKDK encoded by the coding sequence TTTCGCATTAAAAAACCGGCTGAATTCCAAGAGGTTTTCAACCATCATCAATCTTTTGCGAACAAGTATTTTGTCGTCTATAAGCTCCAGAAAACAGGCCAGCCCCATTTCCGTCTCGGTTTATCAGTTGGGAAACGGATTGGTAAGGCCCATGACCGGGTTTGGGTGAAGCGGCGGATCCGCCAGAGTATGCAGGAGCTAAAACCGATGCTGCCACCTGACTTGGATATTTTAGTAATTGCCCGCCCGCCAGTCGCCGGTCAGAGCCAGGCCCTGGTTAAGGAGCAGTTGCAACACGTTTTGAAATTAGCTGGCATTGTAAAGGATAAGTAA